A stretch of Equus przewalskii isolate Varuska chromosome 11, EquPr2, whole genome shotgun sequence DNA encodes these proteins:
- the LOC103561008 gene encoding LOW QUALITY PROTEIN: putative olfactory receptor 5AK3 (The sequence of the model RefSeq protein was modified relative to this genomic sequence to represent the inferred CDS: inserted 1 base in 1 codon) — protein sequence MTQGNSTEVTEFFLLGFGAQSKLQYVFFIVFLVIYMTSMVGNVGMILLIKTDSRLQTPMYFFLQHLAFVDICYTSAITPKMLQNFIEENKSISFRGCVIQLLVYATFATSDCYLLAATAVDRYVAICNPLHYPILMSRRACIHLVAGSYVMGSINASVHTGFTFSLSFCKSNTINNFFCDVPPILTLSCSNIDINIMLLVVFVGFNLMFTVLIVTFSYVYITVAILKMPSTTGKKKXFSTCVSHLTAVMIFYGTLSYMYLQPHSNNSQENTKVASIFYGIVIPMLNPLIYSLRNKEVNETTRKFGQEKEIYFSNMMSCINSKRREKINLKSM from the exons ATGACACAAGGAAATAGCACCGAAGTGACTGAATTCTTTCTTCTCGGATTTGGTGCCCAATCCAAGTTGCAGTACGTCTTCTTCATTGTATTTCTAGTGATCTATATGACCTCCATGGTGGGTAATGTTGGAATGATCCTACTCATCAAGACAGATTCCAGACTTCAAAcacccatgtactttttcctacAACATTTGGCTTTTGTTGATATCTGTTATACCTCTGCTATCACTCCCAAGATGCTGCAAAActtcatagaagaaaataaatcaatatcatTCAGGGGCTGTGTCATACAATTATTGGTTTATGCAACATTTGCAACCAGTGACTGTTACCTCCTGGCTGCCACGGCAGTGGACCGGTATGTAGCCATCTGTAACCCACTTCACTATCCCATACTTATGTCTCGAAGAGCCTGCATCCATTTGGTAGCTGGTTCATATGTCATgggctcaataaatgcttctGTACACACAGGTTTTACATTTTCACTGTCCTTCTGCAAGTCCAATACCATCAATAACTTTTTCTGTGATGTTCCCCCAATTCTCACCCTTTCATGCTCCAACATTGACATCAACATCATGCTACTTGTTGTCTTTGTGGGATTTAACCTGATGTTCACGGTGTTGATCGTCACATTTTCCTATGTATATATCACGGTCGCCATCCTAAAGATGCCTTCTACGACAGGGAAGAAAA CCTTCTCCACGTGTGTGTCCCACCTGACAGCAGTCATGATTTTCTATGGAACCCTGTCATATATGTACTTACAGCCTCATTCTAATAATTCCCAGGAGAATACGAAAGTGGCCTCCATATTTTATGGCATTGTGATTCCCATGTTGAACCCCCTGATCTATAGtttgagaaataaagaagtaaacgAAACTACAAGGAAATTTGGGCAAGAGAAGGAGATATACTTTTCAAATATGATGTCTTGCATAAAttctaagagaagagaaaaaattaaccTGAAGTCAATGTAG